The Sulfolobales archaeon genome contains the following window.
TATGCAAAGTATGGTGGCTCCTGGGTCTCTCTCAGGGATATGGGTTTACAGAATAGTATCAATATATATAGCTTGGGTCTTATAGGGCCTTCGCATCTCTTGGTTCTAAACATATCTATATCTGATCCCAATACAAGGTATCTCTATATAGTTATGTGGACTAGGTTTAATGATAGATATGTCGCAACCCCGCTGCTGGTTCCCCTTACATAGATGTAGATCTTCAGATCCTCTGTTATGATAGACTTGGTTAACAGGCTATGTCTTCGAAGTATCTGATCTATCCTCTATGATCTTATCGGGTTTTTTATATCTGATCATACTCTATTCTATGTTTCCCAGGCTTCTCATGGTATCCCTTTATATCTGGCCAGCCTCCTCTTGGCCAGCCGTTACAAGGACTTGGGAGAATGCTAATAAAGGGTTTATAATATTTATTCCCATCCTAAGAAGTAGGCTTTATATGTGGTATTGCCTTGTAAATATATTTTTCTATGGTGAATACTCTGTAGAGGGTGATGGGATAGCCATTATAGCTATGGGGGTGATCTATTGCCTAGTCTGAGGTTTGCCATTAGCTCTAACAGGGATCCAGAGGCTCTTCTAGAGGCTCTCAGAGACCCTATAGATCTTTTCGAGGGTGTTCCAGGTGTTTCAAATGTGAGGTTTTATAGAGAGCTGGGGATCTATCAGTTCTCGATAACATATAGGAGGTTTCTAACAACATATCTAGATACAATCCATATAGTGGTTAGCAGGAAGGGGGACAGGGTTGTCTACACATCTCTAGAGCCTAACAAGCTCAGAGCAGAGTTCAAGGTATACCAGGAGCTTGGAACAACAATAGTCGAAGTCGAGATCGCATACGAACCCCCAGGGGGAGGGCAGGTGGCTATGGCAGCAATAGAGGGGGTCTTCAGAAAAGTGGTTGAAAAAGCCGAGGCTAAGGCGATCAGAATAGAGGAGGCAAGGCCAAGGCAACCAGTAAAAACATCTCTAGAGGAAGCCCCAAGGATAGCAGAAGCCCAAGAGATCAAAACACCAACAGCGATACAGACAGAGAGCCAGCCCTCAAAACCCATAGAGATAGGGGGTATCAGCTGTGTAACATGCCTCCTATACGAGCCAGAGCTAAAGATATGCACATACTTCGCAAAAAAGGTAGAAGATCCTGGAAAACCTATGTGTGGAGGAGAAAAATATATAAAAACAGGGTGAAGAGATAGGGAAAGAGAAACCCGAAAGCAAGAACAAAGCCTCTAGTTAAGAAAAGAAAAGGAGGAGAAATTTACTTGGGGGAATAAAAGAAATAGGAAATATATTTAAGCTAAACCGATAGAATCAACGAGATCTATGTGGCCAAGATCGGAGGGTATTTATATTAAAAGAATAACTAGGGAGGTAATACCAGGGCACATATATCAAAAGGAAAGATCTAGAAGGGAGATCTTTAAAAAGAGGGGCTAGAGCTTATTAACACGTAATCCCTTATTACGTGGGGATAATATGAAGTGGGTGTATAGGTATAGAGCAAAGGGGCTAGAGCCTCTGATAGCTGCCATAATATTGATAGCGATAACTCTGGTAATAGCAATAGCAGTAGTGGCATGGATGACAGGGCTATTCGGAACAACTGTAGGAGGTTCAGAACAGCTGGTAGTGCTCCCTAACGCAACCCTATATAATAGTAGTAACGTCTGGAAGCTTAATGTAAGCGTTAGAAATGCTGGATCCACAAGTTCAAGTGTAGTAGCAATATATGTGGGTAACTACACATGCTTCTCGGGAACTCAGGCAATACAGCCTGGAGCCACATACACTTTCTCGGATCTGACATGTAGTAATAATGCCCAAGCATTTATTAGCGGGGTTAGATATACAATTAAGGTTGTAACGGTCGCTGGAAACACCTTCTATACTGAGGTTATTGCTAGCTAGCTCTAGATATCTTTTTTATATCCCCTGCTAACTATTACTCTATGAGGTGGATAAATTGATTAGAGAGTTTACATCCTTTAAGGATCTCTTTGGATATATAGATAGCCAGATTGCCCAGTATAGGAAGGTTTTTGGAGAGCTTATAAGGGTTGTCGAGGATCTTAGGGCTAGGGCTGAGAGGCAGAGGAGGATTCTAGAGGTTATTGCTAAGCTATCCCCTGGTGTTCAGGTTTCTGGTGAGGAGGGCTCATACCAGGTTGATCTCAAGGGTGTTAGGGTTATTGTTAACCCCTCTCCTTTAAGGGAGCTCGAGGTTCTCGAGAAGGTTCTTGAGGAGATTAATGGGAAGATTGCTAGGCTCACCAATATCAGGAAGGATCTTGAGGCTCTCGGCGCTATGGAGGGCGGTAAGATTGTTGCCTATATAAAGGATGATGTTCCAGAGATCATTATACTCAAGCTATAGAACCCTAACCCTTGTAGCGAATATTTTTCCGCTCTTTGTATAGATCTTCACATCATACTCTCCCGTTTCTCCCTAGGTGTCATTCCATTCATTTTATAGTTCTTGGTCATATCTAGGTATTCTACCTCGCCCAGAGGGCTCTCCTAGCTCATCCCATAGGCTCATGGGTGGCTGTCGAGCCCAACGGCACGCGGCTCCCATCTAGGATAAGCCCACCAGGGCTTGGAGCAGCGCTCCCATCACCCGGGCGGGCTCTGAGATAGAGGTTCCATAGAGATGCAACATCTCTATGCCACTTCTCCCCACCAACACTACATACCCCGACTCTGGATCCGTTTTCATATACTATCTCAGCATTATGGATCGGGCATTGCCTCGATGTGCTCCTCGGATCCTCATAGATTATCGGGACACCATATTCCCTGGCCTTCTCCTCAATAGCTTTTTGAACCCCTTTGAATGATGCTTGGAATATTCTGTGTCTAAGCTGTTTATCTTTAATCCTCGAGATCATTTTCTCAGCAGGCTTTTTACCAAGCCTTTCAAGGACAACAGCATATCCCTTCTCAAGAGCTGTTCTAACAACTATGTTAGCTATCTTCCACCTCGTATCATCCTTCTTTTTCTTCTCCTTCAGCTTCTTCATAATCTTCTTCTTAACCCTTGTATCGGTATATGGTCTATCATACTTCTTCTGAACCATTTTTCTACGATAATAATATCCCAGGACTATCTTTCCTAGATCTGTTTCGAATAGATATGCTATCCCATCAAGAAGTATTGTGATATTATTCTCATTAACATCTATTGGTAGAAATCCTCTTGCATTATAATCCTCCACATCCCTAACAAACACTAGATATATTATCAGCTGTCTATTCTTTCTATCGAGCTTTATCCTCGCTTCTGAAGCAAGCCTCCAACCCCTATTAACATACCTCCAATATTGTTTATGTGGCTCGAACTCTATTTCTATCCATCCTCTGTGGGTTGCTATCTTGATCGATCTTAAGCTGTTAAGCTCCCAGAGATGATCGTCGAGCCATATCGAGATACTCCTAACCTCTGGGTAATCTCTCTTGGCAAGGCCCTTCTTCTTCCGCTTAATAAAGCTCTTAGCCCTAGAGCTAGAGTCTTGACACGCTGTATATATATAATGAGATGGTATATGTGGATATAGATTTCTCATCCCATGATAATTTATTGCCTTGAGCCTTGTGAAGCTAGTTATATCACTCCTAATAGCGTACATAACCAGTTGCTCAACCATGTTGCGATACATACCCTCAAGCTCAACAAAAATATTAAACACCTTCCTAGGAAGCTTAACGCTCCTAACAGCAACAGTCCTCGCTACTCTAGCCACTCCTCCCAACCCCCTCTAGCAATTCTTGAAGCCTTCTACAAGCCTCCATAGATCTCAACAGTGGTTCAGACATCCTAACCATAATTTATCTCAGCTAACAACCTATATAAACATTTTTTAAACATAAAAATATTTTCATCCCTATTCTCAATAAGAGCTCTGAGAACCCATGAGGAGTTCTCATATGTTAGGGAGGAGTTTGGATAGATATACAGCATCTCGATATCGCTAATCCCTAAATTTATAACCCCACCCACATATGCTGCGACTGCAATACCAACTATAACTGTGATGGTCACAAGAATTACGGCGATATAGAGGGAGCTAATAGCAATACCTATAATGGATTTCATAGATACAACCATTTCATATTATTTAAGGGCTTAAAAATCTATTCTTAATTCTTTTTAAGGAGGTTTTGGAGCTGAAAAATATCTTGGTGTTGAAGGGGGTTTATATGGGTTGATAACCATCGTAGCGATTCAAGCCCCCAGAGCTATGAGGTAGGTTGATACCATTAAAGCTTTATAAGCTACGAAGATCATGGATTTATTTTGATCCGCTGGGTGATGGGAGCGCTGCTCCAAGCCTGTGCAGGCTTACCCTAGATGGGAGCTCCATGCCGTTCGGCTCTACAGCCACCCATGAGCCTATGGGATGAGCTAGGAGAGCCCTCTGGGCGAGGTAGAATACCTAGATATGACCAAGAACTATAAAATGAATGGAATGACACCTAGGGAGAAACGGTTGTGAGCCCGCTATTCCTTTGAGATTGCGATGAAGGCGCTATCAGCTTCTCTAGGTGATGGTTTATAGATATATTCCACGGGATCCCAGGAGACCCACACTATATCCTTGATCCTGTAGCCTGCCTCCTCTATTGCTCTGAATAGCTTCTCCTTATTATATATTGGGTATGAGGCCTCCTCAACACCTACGGTTCTCCCCTCCTCATCAACCACCCTTACTCTGTATTGGTATATGAGACCGCTGTCTAGTGGTTTGTATGAGTTCCTCTCTAGGATAGCTGTGTATCTCCTCCCATTGATCTTTATATCCACCCTCTCCGGATCTACATAGGATGTGAAGTTATAGTCGAATATGAATACCCCTCCCCCAGCTATGTTCTCACCGATATTCCTTAGAACCCTCACGATATCCCTGTACTCGAAGAGGGTTATAACACCTACCGCGTAGCCAGCATCGAAGATCCCTATGGAGCCCCCTTCAAGTAGATCGTATCTTGCGAAGGGAAGCCTCTTAGCAACGCCGAACCTCTGATCATATATATCGCTTAGAACAACCTCATACCCCATCCTGCTGAGGAGATACCCATGCCTCCCCAGGCCACAGCCAAACTCTATCACCCTTCTAGCCCCGAACCTTCTAAGGATAGATGCTATGATCTCAACCTCCCTTCTAACCCTCCTCCACCTAGCATATAGCCTAGCGTAGATGCTTCTCGGTATCTCGCTCCTCCACATAGCAAACCCATTATTAAAAACAAAACCCCATCCTTATAAGCACCAACCAGCATAGAGGCATGGGCGAATAATTTTAGCCAAGCCTAATTCATAGATTAATAAAGATCTCAATACCATGGATCCCTAGATATATCTTGCCGTTTCTCCCTAGGTGTCATTCCATTCATTTTATAGTTCTTGGTCATATCTAGGTATTCTACCTCGCCCAGAGGGCTCTCCTAGCTCATCCCATAGGCTCATGGGTGGCTGTAGAGCCGAACGGCATGGAGCTCCCATCTAGGGTAAGCCTGCACAGGCTTGGAGCAGCGCTCCCATCACCTAGGCAGAATCTAAATATTATTACTTCTACTCTAAACATCAAAAAGATTCCAGCCCCGATATACGGGGTTTTTCGGTTCAGCTATTAGGATATCTACGAATCACTCGACTCCTCGGGGTTGGGCTGTGATCTGCTTCTCTAGGCTCCGAGGTAGAATAGTGCTAGGAAGGATCCTAGGAACATCGGGATCCCTATTGGGAGGGCTTTCAAAGCCCACTCTCTAAAGCCTATCCCATTTATATATGCTATGACTATGTTTGGAACATTACCCGGGATTAGGAAGCCCCCGGCTATTAATAGCGATATTAGGAAGGATTTTATCTGTAGAATATTCATCTCCGGCGATACTATCGCCGCAACCAGGGTCGCGTTGTCCAGGGCTGCTGATACGCTGCCAAATAGATACATAGCCTCCGGCGATAGGTGGATTACATACCTCTCCACAATGGGGTCGAAGGAGTGGCCTAGAAGGACGAGGGCGAAGACGAAGATATATATCTTTAAGGCCCTCACAACAGCCTCTCGATAGCCCCCACCACCTCGATCCCCCCCTGCATTGGCTTGCTCCCCCGCGGCAATGGCTTCGAGGGTTCTCAAAGCCCTCCTATATAGATACCAGGAGAGGATGGAACACACTAAGACAATAACAAGGACGTAGTCCCATAGCAGCCTTGCTAGGAAGAAGAAGTCAGCGTGATAAGGCTCTCCAGAGAGCTTAGCGATGGCTATAGTTGATAGGGGCTCTCCCAAGGGTGTGAGGGCTGCGCCAACGCCTATGGCATATGCTGGCAAGACGAGTAGGTAGGTTCTAACACCCCTAGGTATATCCAGTGTTCTAGCAACCTCGGCTATGATGACCGAGGCTACGATGGCAGATATAAAGCTGCTCCCCAAACCCAATACAAGGACGAGGATCGAATAGAGTATAGGGGCTGCGGAGGAGGCCCTCCCACCGCTGAGAACCCTTCTAAGCCTCCCCCTAAACCTCTCAAAAAGGATACCAGCAAGCAACACCGCCTGGAATATACCTATAGGGATACCCCTAACCATAACAGGAGTCTCAAGAGCCTCGAGAAGCAGCTTAAAACCAAGGCTGCCCGAGACGAGAGAGGCTAGAAAGCCCATAACCAGAAAGAAAACCTCGAGATTCTCCTCAACCCTCCTAGACAGCAGAGGAGCGATCAAAACCCCAACGAGAATAGCTATGAGAGAATAGATCACAAGATCCTCAGCCATAAACTCAGAAACCCACGAATATATAGACCTAGCCCAGGATTTAAAACAAAACCACCCACAACGATCCCATATACCCCCTAGAGATCCATTTCAACATTACAACTGTAAGCCTCGCCCCTTTAGGGCGGAGTGGTTTGGGCTACATCCCCTCTGAGAGGATTTAGCCCCGCGCCCGGTCTCAGGCGTGTTACCCTATCTCTTTTCGGGGACTCGGGGATATGGTTGTTAGCCCTCATCTCTCATAGCCATCATCTAGGGGTTTTGCTGCCATGCCCATTGCTATCTCATCATCTAACCATAATACCAGCATCAAGCCTATAGGCATTAGCCATTCCCACCCTAAAGGACGAGGCTCTCAAGTGTAATAATCCTCAGGCGTCTCCTCACTCCAAGCACCGGGATATCTAATATGTATATAAATCTTGCTCAACCTAGCATAAGCGTTTTCCTCTTACGATAATTCTTAGTTTTTAACTCTGTGAAACGAGAAACGCTTATGCTAGGTTTTCAACATACTGCTGCGGATCAAGGTGAAGAAGATATGGAATTCCATTTATGGTTTTTCAGCTTTTCTTTCCCCCGTATAGTTTCTCCATGTATTCCTTCATCATCTTTATAATATCGGTTTTTATCGATGATACCTCGTTATATACGAGCTCAACCCTCCTCTCAAGCGATTCAAACCTCTTATCAAGAGAATCAAGCCTCTTATCAACTGCCTCGAATCTTTTATCGACATAGTCCTTGAGATCGTTGATCCTCTTATCAACATATTCTTTAAGATCATCGAATCTCTTCTCAAGCGATTCAAATCTCTTATCAACTGCCTCGAATCTTTTATCGACATAGTCCTTGAGATCGTTGATCCTCTTATCAACATATTCTTTAAGATCATCGAATCTCTTCTCAAGCGATTCAAATCTCTTATCAACTGCCTCGAATTTCTTATCGGTGTATTCCTTCAGATCGTTGAACCTCTTCTCGTTAGATCTCATTATGATGTCTAGATATAGTATTATTATTTCTTGCTCGGATAGCTTCTTACCCTCAGCAACCTTCTTGGCAATTCTATTCACAGCCTCATCAAGAACCCTTGAAAGCATAACCTCAGCAACAATACTCAAAACACATACCACAAAGAATATAGCTAACAAACTTATATCTAAATTTACATGGTGTTAAGACCATTGGTTTGACCATGTTTTTCAGGTTTTCCAAATGCTATGGATACCCAGTGTATGCTTTTAAATATTATAGAATATTATAGTCATTAATTTTCCGATGTGGGATTTGTGGATCTGTAGAGCCCAGAAGACCTCTAATTAGGTGTAAACGGGGAAAAAGAACCCTATGTCGAGAGAAGAAAAATAGATAGAATAATGGGTAGAGATAAATGTGTGGCTCAGCTAGATGATATGCCTTTGGCTGCTGTTTAGGTTTTATGTTGGTTTATAATTGTTGTTATCAACACTGCTTAGCCCTCTTAGGGCTATTAGATATGCGGATGCCATATATCTATCAAACCCCATCAAAACCCCATGCCTATAATCTTTCCTGCTATAAATGGGTATTGAGGGGCCCACTATGATCTCTATGATCAGTTGTGAGGGGGAGGAAGGGCTCCTATGAGGCCTCTCACACGCCCGAGGGAGATAGCCGAGGGAGATTGGCTCTCGAAGGGCGGGTGGGAAGGCTGGATAGGGGGTGTGAGGCGAGCGGTGATATCAACCAACACGACAGCAATGAAACCAGAACCCCTTAATAGCAATCTATTATTACGTTTTATCGATTATTACATTGGTGGTTGCTATAGTTATTTATGTTGGTACTTGTGGCTTTCCGAGGTCCAGGAGTGAGGTGTTTAGGAGTTTCGATATTGTAGAGATTCAGGAGACCTTCTACGATCCTCCCCCTGTTGAGAGGGCTAGGATGCTTAGGAGTGAGGCTCCTGAGGGGTTTGTGTTTAGTGTTAAGGCCTGGCAGATTATTACACACAGTCTTTCCAGCCCTACTATAAGGAGGCTTAGGAGAAGGCTTGAGGGAGATCCAAGCGAGTACGGCTTTCTAAAGCCTACAAAGGCTAATATGGATGCCTGGGAGGTTGTCGAGGAATTTGCGAGGGAGCTGGGGGCCAGATTCGTGGTTTTCCAGACACCCCCGTCCTTCGGCTATAGCCCTGAAGCGCTGAGATGGGTTAGGGATTTCTTCTCCTCTATCGTCGGTAGGGGCTTTATAATTGGGTGGGAGGCTAGGGGGAGCTGGAATGAGGGATCCAATGTTGAGGCTCTATGCGGCCTCCTAACAGATCTGGGGGTGATCCATGTTGTTGATCTCCTAAGAAGAGATCCCTGTAGATCCCGTGGGGAGATACTATATACAAGGCTCCACGGACTCGGAGGTGGCGAGGTTAACTATAGATATAGATATACGGATGATGATTTGAAGAGGCTGAGAGAGAAGATATATGCTCTGGGGTTTCCAGAGACATATGTTCTCTTCAACAACGTATATATGTGGGATGATGCTAGGAGGTTTAGAAGCCTTGTGAGGGGATCTCAATCCACTATGAGCCGAACCTCCTCTCCCTAAGCTGATAGGATCTAATAGCCCTAAGAAGATCTATCCTCCTGAACTCAGGCCAGAAGGCCTCGCAGAAGTATAGCTCTGAATATGCCGATTGCCATAGGAGGAAGTTGCTTATCCTCAGCTCTCCCGAGGTTCTTATAACCAGGTCTGGTTCGTGGCTTATCTCTAGATATTTTATAAAGGATTCCTCCGTGATCTCCTCAGGATCTATCTTCCCATCCCTAGCATCCCTAGCTATCCTCCTTATAGCATCTATAATCTCCTGCCTACCCCCATAGCAGAGTGCTATATTAACAACCCTCTCCCCATACCCAGATGTTCTATTCTCAACATCTCTAGCAACCCTCCTCAATCTCTCGGGGACAAGCTCTAGCCTACCTGTAACCCTTATCCTAACACCCCTTTTAACGGCTTCCTCAGCAAGCTCCTCCAACCCCCTCTCTATGAGTGAGTATAGCCTTGCCCTCTCATCCTCGGGCCTCTTGATGCAGTTCTCATATGACATTGCATAGACAGTTACAATCTTAACGCCTAGATCGTAGAGCCAACTGAAAACCTCCTTCATCTTCCTATATCCACTCTCATGCCCAACATACTTAGGCAGACCCTGGAGAATAGCCCACCTCCTATTACCATCAGGTATTATGGCAACATGCCTCGGCATAGGCCCCCTCAAAACCTGCTCCTCAAGGCTGGCCTCGTAGACCCTGTAGACAAGGCCCATGATGGGTGATGCGATTCTGAGGAGATAGGAGATGGTTTTTCTGAGAAGCCTGGAACGCCTCAGCCATCTGGGCATGATAGCTAGTAGCCACCCATGAAGAGTAGATTATATTAGGTATAAATATAGGGTTCTTCTAGAGGTTAGAAACCCTCCTAGATATGTTTTTCTCTGGCTAGCAAGAATCTTCTAATGAGAATTTCATCACAGACAAAAGATCCACTATTATCAAAGTAACGCTCACAGGTTTTCTAGTAGGATTAATAGGGGGTACCTCGGCATAGGAGGAAGACTTTTATAGTGTCAAGTTTAATGTATATCGCGAAACTAAGTATAGCAAAAGTGTGGGCACAAGCTTAATAAGCGTGGGTATCTTCAGCTTAGCATCAGGCTTAGAATATTCTCTCTATGGAAAAACATTATACGAGGTCGCGATAGCATACGTCTTAGGAGGAGTAATTGGAGGATACTAAGGCACTAAATTAGCTAATTAAATAGCCCAAGGATCTTCTGAGAAGAATTTACGGGATCATAATAGTCTTGGTAGGCGTATATATTCTAATTAAAACAAATTATTAAACAAATCTGACTATAAAATAACATGATCTTAGAAATTCTCATCATTAAATTCATAATCTCTCCCAATATCAGACTAATTAGGTGATTAATTTTAGTAAAGATCAAGGCTATCTCATTTGATATATAAGGCAGAAACTATGGTTAAGGTCATTTAGGGTTTAGTCCTTTTAGGGCTATTAGGTATGCTGATGTGTTTTTATAAACCTCGGAGTCTAATAAGCTCATTAGCGATCCTCGGGTATGCAAGGGTGACTGAACCGCTGCAGTCTGCCCAAGGGAGGCCGCAATGAGCCTGAAGGTGAAAACAACTGCTCTCGGGTAAACGGTACTCTACTCAATATAAACAAATTCTATAAGATATTATCTGTGAAACTAGAGTCTCTTGAAGAGTTCTATTATTTTATCTGTGGCTCTACGAATAATCTCCCGAGCTTTCTCGGGATCGGCTCTTGTTGGATCGCCCAAACCACCAGTATCGCTGTACTCGTCGAAGTATATAAAGCCACCGGCTTCTCTCATAGCCCTGGTGATCGGATTTATACTGGGTTTTCTCATCTTATCTATTTTAACTAGTTCTGGGCGGAAAAGCATAATCATGCTTGTCTCATATTCACACGCGTGTCCCCACGGCTCCACGGGTTGTAGTAGTTCTTGTATTGCGTCTCTAGCCATACTTGTCCAGTGGATTAAGTACGCGTTAATACCTACCTCTACTCTTAGTCTAGATACAGCTACTTCTAGTGGGGCTCGATTACCTCCGTGAAAATTGAGTATAACAAATCTCTTCACACCATGTCTAGCGAGGCTCCTACCTATGTCT
Protein-coding sequences here:
- a CDS encoding transposase — translated: MARVARTVAVRSVKLPRKVFNIFVELEGMYRNMVEQLVMYAIRSDITSFTRLKAINYHGMRNLYPHIPSHYIYTACQDSSSRAKSFIKRKKKGLAKRDYPEVRSISIWLDDHLWELNSLRSIKIATHRGWIEIEFEPHKQYWRYVNRGWRLASEARIKLDRKNRQLIIYLVFVRDVEDYNARGFLPIDVNENNITILLDGIAYLFETDLGKIVLGYYYRRKMVQKKYDRPYTDTRVKKKIMKKLKEKKKKDDTRWKIANIVVRTALEKGYAVVLERLGKKPAEKMISRIKDKQLRHRIFQASFKGVQKAIEEKAREYGVPIIYEDPRSTSRQCPIHNAEIVYENGSRVGVCSVGGEKWHRDVASLWNLYLRARPGDGSAAPSPGGLILDGSRVPLGSTATHEPMG
- a CDS encoding DUF1646 family protein, whose translation is MAEDLVIYSLIAILVGVLIAPLLSRRVEENLEVFFLVMGFLASLVSGSLGFKLLLEALETPVMVRGIPIGIFQAVLLAGILFERFRGRLRRVLSGGRASSAAPILYSILVLVLGLGSSFISAIVASVIIAEVARTLDIPRGVRTYLLVLPAYAIGVGAALTPLGEPLSTIAIAKLSGEPYHADFFFLARLLWDYVLVIVLVCSILSWYLYRRALRTLEAIAAGEQANAGGDRGGGGYREAVVRALKIYIFVFALVLLGHSFDPIVERYVIHLSPEAMYLFGSVSAALDNATLVAAIVSPEMNILQIKSFLISLLIAGGFLIPGNVPNIVIAYINGIGFREWALKALPIGIPMFLGSFLALFYLGA
- a CDS encoding archaellin/type IV pilin N-terminal domain-containing protein; amino-acid sequence: MKWVYRYRAKGLEPLIAAIILIAITLVIAIAVVAWMTGLFGTTVGGSEQLVVLPNATLYNSSNVWKLNVSVRNAGSTSSSVVAIYVGNYTCFSGTQAIQPGATYTFSDLTCSNNAQAFISGVRYTIKVVTVAGNTFYTEVIAS
- a CDS encoding DUF72 domain-containing protein, giving the protein MFRSFDIVEIQETFYDPPPVERARMLRSEAPEGFVFSVKAWQIITHSLSSPTIRRLRRRLEGDPSEYGFLKPTKANMDAWEVVEEFARELGARFVVFQTPPSFGYSPEALRWVRDFFSSIVGRGFIIGWEARGSWNEGSNVEALCGLLTDLGVIHVVDLLRRDPCRSRGEILYTRLHGLGGGEVNYRYRYTDDDLKRLREKIYALGFPETYVLFNNVYMWDDARRFRSLVRGSQSTMSRTSSP
- the uppS gene encoding polyprenyl diphosphate synthase; the encoded protein is MPRWLRRSRLLRKTISYLLRIASPIMGLVYRVYEASLEEQVLRGPMPRHVAIIPDGNRRWAILQGLPKYVGHESGYRKMKEVFSWLYDLGVKIVTVYAMSYENCIKRPEDERARLYSLIERGLEELAEEAVKRGVRIRVTGRLELVPERLRRVARDVENRTSGYGERVVNIALCYGGRQEIIDAIRRIARDARDGKIDPEEITEESFIKYLEISHEPDLVIRTSGELRISNFLLWQSAYSELYFCEAFWPEFRRIDLLRAIRSYQLRERRFGS
- a CDS encoding creatininase family protein translates to MVIEIVFRSSSYKLGELTWEEAREMLREADFVVLPTGSFEQHGLHLPLLTDSIRAEYLSEELAKRAWEKGIKVLLLPVLYYGVSEHHMRFPGTITLRPEVYVEVIIDIGRSLARHGVKRFVILNFHGGNRAPLEVAVSRLRVEVGINAYLIHWTSMARDAIQELLQPVEPWGHACEYETSMIMLFRPELVKIDKMRKPSINPITRAMREAGGFIYFDEYSDTGGLGDPTRADPEKAREIIRRATDKIIELFKRL